A genomic region of Methanothermobacter thermautotrophicus str. Delta H contains the following coding sequences:
- a CDS encoding V-type ATP synthase subunit I, whose amino-acid sequence MFLPARMRKLKIITLDQYSDSVVRSLHEEGVTQIDDISERIQQDAEWRQILKPSRATPYTGRVSSLLMKTSGILDFLGSVAAEEKGLRDTIREFINPPIFEKREVEELDTESLIERAEETLGRVESETRVMEEKLNELDSERSAVESSLSVAEKLKDFDIDFSDLQDSEYITGIAGRITAENLPELRDKLADITDELVISDREGENKAERILIIVTLKKHADSIASVLRRMEFERFEISELQGRPSEIISSSKTRLEEISRERKEIISKLRDINAEWEDELLVLREQLEIEKERNEVFSLFGETRKTVMLEAWVPLKEADRVIAVVEESSEGTALTDLEDPDPEEVPVLLDNPRFAKPYETFVEMYSPLKYNEIDPTIFMAFVFPFFFGFCLTDAGYGIIDALIGFILYRGLGKVNNFMRNFGIIMMSCGVWAFILGMVTNGFIGDFFPRFFNITLPTVIPAIDAFVNPQNILIMALTVGVLHINFGLILGARNNIRLGNMREALGSQIVWLILELGIILYLVGGMIFGAPLIILAFAMLLYYNGLFGLMDVSGFLGTLLSYARLLALCLSTGGIAMTVNILTGLSYEMIPVIGVVLAPIIFVFGHIANNAFQSLGAFINSLRLHYVEFFAQFYMGGKNKFNAFRAERNFTKIRR is encoded by the coding sequence ATGTTTCTACCGGCAAGGATGCGAAAACTTAAGATCATAACCCTGGATCAGTACTCGGATTCGGTGGTTCGTTCCTTGCATGAGGAGGGTGTAACCCAGATCGATGATATCTCAGAGCGCATCCAGCAGGATGCAGAGTGGCGCCAGATACTGAAACCATCAAGGGCAACACCATACACAGGAAGGGTGTCATCTCTCCTCATGAAAACCAGCGGTATCCTGGACTTCCTTGGCTCAGTCGCAGCCGAGGAGAAGGGTCTCAGGGATACCATAAGGGAGTTCATAAACCCCCCGATATTCGAGAAGCGGGAGGTTGAGGAACTGGACACAGAATCCCTCATCGAAAGGGCTGAGGAGACCCTGGGGAGGGTCGAGTCAGAGACCAGGGTTATGGAGGAAAAATTGAATGAGCTTGATTCAGAAAGGTCCGCTGTTGAATCAAGCCTCTCTGTTGCAGAGAAACTGAAGGATTTTGATATTGATTTTTCTGATCTCCAGGATTCAGAGTACATAACAGGAATCGCAGGAAGGATAACAGCCGAGAACCTCCCTGAACTCAGGGATAAACTCGCAGATATCACAGATGAACTGGTCATATCAGACAGAGAGGGAGAGAACAAGGCTGAAAGGATCCTGATCATTGTAACACTGAAGAAACATGCAGACAGCATAGCCTCAGTCCTCAGAAGGATGGAATTCGAGAGATTTGAGATCAGCGAACTCCAGGGTAGACCATCAGAGATCATATCCTCCTCAAAGACACGCCTTGAGGAGATCAGCAGGGAAAGGAAGGAGATCATCTCAAAATTAAGGGATATAAACGCTGAATGGGAGGACGAACTCCTGGTCCTCAGGGAACAGCTTGAAATAGAGAAGGAGAGGAATGAGGTATTCTCACTCTTCGGCGAAACCAGGAAGACGGTGATGCTGGAGGCATGGGTCCCCCTCAAGGAAGCTGACAGGGTCATCGCCGTGGTTGAGGAGTCATCTGAGGGCACTGCGTTGACGGACCTGGAGGACCCGGATCCTGAGGAGGTACCGGTGCTCCTGGACAACCCGAGGTTTGCAAAGCCCTACGAGACCTTCGTGGAGATGTACTCTCCCCTGAAGTACAACGAGATCGACCCCACAATTTTCATGGCCTTTGTGTTCCCGTTCTTCTTCGGGTTCTGCCTGACAGATGCAGGTTACGGTATAATCGACGCCCTGATAGGCTTCATACTCTACAGGGGCCTGGGTAAGGTCAACAACTTCATGAGGAACTTCGGTATCATCATGATGTCCTGTGGTGTGTGGGCATTCATCCTCGGGATGGTCACCAACGGGTTCATAGGGGACTTCTTCCCACGGTTCTTCAACATAACCCTGCCAACGGTTATACCGGCAATAGACGCCTTTGTGAACCCCCAGAACATACTGATAATGGCACTCACCGTGGGTGTTCTCCACATAAACTTTGGTCTGATACTCGGTGCAAGGAACAACATAAGGCTCGGGAACATGAGGGAGGCCCTTGGATCCCAGATCGTCTGGCTGATCCTTGAACTGGGTATAATCCTCTACCTGGTTGGGGGCATGATTTTCGGGGCTCCTCTGATAATCCTGGCATTTGCAATGCTACTATATTACAATGGCCTCTTTGGCCTCATGGATGTATCAGGGTTCCTCGGTACCCTCCTGTCATATGCAAGGCTGCTTGCACTCTGTCTCTCAACGGGTGGTATAGCCATGACCGTGAACATCCTCACGGGTCTCAGCTATGAGATGATACCCGTCATCGGAGTGGTACTCGCCCCGATAATCTTCGTCTTCGGGCACATCGCCAACAACGCCTTCCAGAGCCTTGGTGCCTTTATAAACTCACTTCGTCTACACTATGTTGAATTCTTCGCCCAGTTCTACATGGGCGGAAAAAACAAATTCAATGCATTTCGTGCTGAAAGAAACTTTACTAAGATAAGGAGGTAA
- a CDS encoding citryl-CoA lyase has translation MAIGKESLEQVFRAGSPRWRTSITRVEPNRIVTRGYSQEDLIGGVSFSEMVYLLIRGELPPQNVARMLEAVLVSFCDHGVTPPSTQAARMIASAGSPVHACIAGGLLAFGKNHAGAIERSMKLFQETVSSCESEDEIPDAALRLVDDHLQANRRIPGFGHRYHNADPRAVRLLELAEDYGCVGPHTSLALEVQEILLERKGVRMNVDGANAGILSDMGFDWRTGAGVFMIGRLPGLISHVYEEKVREPAFRKFFEIEEIQYDGEEERDLSAGADLEPMPE, from the coding sequence ATGGCTATAGGAAAGGAATCACTTGAGCAGGTATTCAGGGCGGGTTCCCCCAGGTGGAGGACTTCCATTACGCGTGTTGAGCCTAACCGTATTGTTACGAGGGGTTATTCTCAGGAGGATCTTATTGGTGGTGTTTCCTTTTCTGAGATGGTTTATCTTCTGATCAGGGGTGAGCTTCCCCCTCAGAATGTTGCGCGTATGCTTGAGGCTGTCCTGGTGTCCTTCTGTGATCATGGTGTTACTCCGCCGAGTACTCAGGCTGCCCGTATGATTGCCTCGGCGGGTTCTCCGGTTCATGCCTGTATTGCCGGGGGTCTGCTTGCCTTTGGTAAGAATCATGCGGGTGCCATTGAGCGTTCCATGAAGCTCTTCCAGGAGACTGTATCATCCTGCGAGTCTGAGGATGAGATCCCTGATGCTGCCCTGAGGCTGGTTGATGATCACCTCCAGGCCAACAGGAGGATCCCCGGGTTCGGGCACCGCTACCACAACGCCGACCCCCGGGCCGTCAGGTTACTGGAACTTGCAGAGGATTACGGCTGCGTGGGACCCCACACCAGCCTTGCACTGGAGGTCCAGGAGATACTCCTGGAACGCAAGGGAGTCCGGATGAACGTTGACGGGGCCAACGCCGGCATACTATCAGACATGGGATTCGACTGGAGGACCGGAGCAGGAGTATTCATGATAGGACGCCTCCCAGGACTCATATCCCACGTCTACGAGGAAAAGGTCCGGGAACCAGCCTTCAGAAAATTCTTCGAAATCGAAGAAATACAGTACGACGGCGAGGAGGAGAGGGACCTCTCAGCTGGAGCCGACCTGGAGCCCATGCCAGAGTAG
- a CDS encoding ATP synthase subunit A, with amino-acid sequence MTQEGRIIKIAGPVIIAEGMRGSQMYEMVKVGEDKLIGEIIELEGDTATIQVYEETAGIKPGETVERTGGPLSVELGPGILGSIFDGIQRPLENIKALTGDYIERGVDVPSLPKDKKWTFKPTAREGQMVKGGDIIGEVEETSSITHRIMIPPNVEGKLTMIAPQGEYTVLDDIAEVETESGTEKIQMLQKWPVRKGRPYKKKLDPDVPLVTGQRAQDTFFSVAKGGTAAIPGPFGSGKTVTQQQLAKWADADIIVYVGCGERGNEMTEVLKEFPELEDPKTGNPLMDRTVLIANTSNMPVAAREACVYTGITIAEYFRDMGYDVALMADSTSRWAEAMREISGRLEEMPGEEGYPAYLASRLAQFYERAGRVTTIGSEDKIASVSVVGAVSPPGGDLSEPVTQNTLRICKVFWALDASLADKRHFPSIDWLQSYSLYIDSVQEWWASNVDPEWRKFRDEAMALLQKEAELQEIVQLVGPDALPDRERITLETTRMIREDFLQQNAYHEVDTYCSPSKQFEMLRTIIMFHRNATAALEKGAPAADIISLPVKEDIGRMKYIPEEEFPARIKEIQERIVKECSEV; translated from the coding sequence ATGACACAGGAAGGAAGGATTATAAAAATAGCGGGTCCTGTTATCATCGCCGAGGGGATGAGAGGATCCCAGATGTATGAAATGGTTAAGGTGGGTGAAGACAAGCTCATAGGAGAGATCATTGAACTTGAGGGTGACACAGCAACAATCCAGGTCTACGAGGAAACCGCAGGCATAAAGCCTGGAGAGACCGTTGAAAGAACAGGCGGTCCACTATCAGTGGAACTGGGACCTGGAATACTGGGTTCAATCTTCGACGGTATCCAGAGACCCCTCGAGAACATCAAGGCACTCACCGGAGACTACATAGAGAGGGGAGTGGACGTACCATCCCTCCCAAAGGATAAGAAATGGACCTTCAAGCCCACAGCCCGGGAGGGCCAGATGGTTAAGGGAGGGGACATAATCGGTGAGGTTGAGGAGACATCCTCAATAACCCACAGGATAATGATCCCACCAAACGTTGAAGGTAAACTCACAATGATAGCCCCCCAGGGCGAATACACCGTCCTTGATGATATAGCTGAGGTTGAAACCGAGAGCGGAACAGAAAAGATCCAGATGCTCCAGAAGTGGCCTGTCAGGAAGGGCCGACCCTACAAGAAGAAACTCGACCCTGACGTCCCCCTCGTAACAGGTCAGAGGGCGCAGGACACATTCTTCTCAGTCGCCAAGGGAGGTACAGCAGCCATACCGGGACCCTTCGGTTCAGGTAAAACGGTTACCCAGCAGCAGCTCGCAAAGTGGGCTGACGCAGACATAATCGTCTATGTTGGATGCGGTGAGAGGGGTAACGAGATGACCGAGGTCCTCAAGGAGTTCCCTGAACTCGAGGACCCCAAGACAGGTAACCCCCTCATGGACAGGACCGTGCTCATAGCAAACACTTCAAACATGCCTGTGGCTGCAAGGGAAGCCTGTGTGTACACAGGTATAACCATAGCAGAGTACTTCAGGGACATGGGCTACGACGTCGCCCTCATGGCAGACTCAACCTCAAGGTGGGCCGAGGCAATGAGGGAGATCTCAGGAAGGCTGGAGGAGATGCCAGGTGAAGAGGGATACCCTGCATACCTCGCATCAAGGCTCGCACAGTTCTATGAGCGTGCAGGAAGGGTCACAACCATTGGATCAGAGGATAAGATAGCCTCAGTATCAGTTGTGGGTGCGGTTTCACCACCAGGTGGGGACCTCTCAGAGCCCGTCACACAGAACACCCTAAGGATATGTAAGGTGTTCTGGGCCCTGGACGCATCACTGGCAGACAAGCGTCACTTCCCTTCCATTGACTGGCTCCAGAGCTACTCACTCTACATTGACAGTGTCCAGGAATGGTGGGCCAGCAACGTGGACCCTGAATGGAGGAAATTTAGGGACGAGGCAATGGCCCTCCTCCAGAAGGAGGCAGAGCTCCAGGAGATAGTCCAGCTCGTCGGACCCGACGCACTTCCAGACAGGGAGAGGATAACCCTGGAGACAACCAGGATGATAAGGGAGGACTTCCTCCAGCAGAACGCCTACCATGAGGTGGACACCTACTGCTCACCATCAAAGCAGTTCGAGATGCTCAGGACAATCATAATGTTCCACAGGAACGCAACAGCGGCCCTTGAGAAGGGCGCACCTGCAGCTGACATAATATCCCTCCCTGTTAAGGAGGATATCGGGCGTATGAAGTACATACCTGAAGAGGAATTCCCTGCAAGGATCAAGGAGATCCAGGAAAGGATCGTCAAGGAATGTAGTGAGGTGTGA
- a CDS encoding V-type proton ATPase subunit E has translation MSSGAEKIVSSIMSEAQAKADAIIREAEDEAAGIVDEGEKRARMASERILESARKQADMRYQQIISEAKMNARRAELEAREEVIQEAFKKAEEELKNLASTSQEEYVSALRGMIKEAAVEIGGGDLVVSMREDDRSLDLGLDKIAAEVEAETGKKTTLKVGDSIRTIGGAVVRTEDGLIEVNNTIEARMSRFRKALRSEVARVLFE, from the coding sequence ATGAGCTCCGGAGCCGAAAAAATTGTCTCCAGTATAATGTCAGAGGCTCAGGCAAAGGCGGACGCCATAATCAGGGAAGCTGAAGATGAAGCTGCAGGTATAGTGGATGAAGGTGAAAAAAGGGCCAGGATGGCCAGTGAACGCATACTCGAGTCAGCCAGAAAACAGGCTGACATGAGGTACCAGCAGATAATCTCAGAGGCCAAGATGAATGCAAGGCGTGCAGAACTGGAGGCAAGGGAAGAGGTAATACAGGAGGCCTTCAAAAAGGCGGAAGAGGAACTTAAAAACCTGGCATCCACCTCCCAGGAGGAATACGTCAGCGCCCTCAGGGGCATGATAAAGGAGGCCGCCGTTGAGATAGGCGGCGGTGACCTGGTTGTCAGCATGAGGGAGGACGACAGGTCCCTTGACCTCGGACTCGATAAAATCGCGGCTGAAGTGGAAGCAGAAACAGGCAAAAAAACAACCCTGAAGGTTGGAGACAGCATCAGAACCATTGGAGGAGCAGTGGTAAGGACAGAGGATGGTCTGATAGAGGTTAACAACACAATAGAGGCCAGGATGTCCCGTTTCAGGAAGGCTCTACGTTCAGAGGTGGCCAGGGTTCTTTTCGAATAA
- a CDS encoding fumarate hydratase has protein sequence MDLAGRVRDAIIQASTTYSPDVLRAYERALEVEEDERSAWILELLIENARIAERERRPLCDDTGIPHLIVEVGEDASLPAGFFNHLKRGVEEGLRELPGRPMAVRGDEVERIEQSRGLYSDPAKLPPAPFTVDSAPGEGVRIHVLMLGGGPEIRARTRRIFHRHSYRKVFEEVITWMKTEVPMLGCTPCIPAIGIGRTHFEATGLMLRAMATGNLDEQSWIEEHITESLNSTGTGPLGLGGSTTALGAMIKVGPQRASGVRIVSMRLACCVEPRRATIDL, from the coding sequence TTGGATCTCGCCGGGAGAGTCAGGGATGCCATCATCCAGGCATCCACAACCTACTCCCCCGACGTCCTCAGGGCCTACGAGAGGGCCCTTGAGGTGGAGGAGGATGAGAGATCCGCATGGATACTTGAACTTCTAATTGAAAACGCCCGCATAGCAGAAAGGGAGAGAAGACCACTCTGCGATGATACAGGGATACCCCACCTGATAGTGGAGGTGGGGGAGGACGCCAGCCTCCCTGCAGGATTCTTCAACCATCTGAAGAGGGGTGTTGAGGAGGGCCTCAGGGAACTCCCGGGACGCCCAATGGCTGTAAGGGGTGATGAGGTGGAGAGGATAGAGCAGAGCAGGGGACTGTACAGTGACCCGGCGAAACTCCCACCGGCACCCTTCACGGTGGATTCGGCGCCCGGTGAGGGGGTCAGGATCCATGTCCTCATGCTTGGAGGGGGTCCCGAGATAAGGGCGAGGACAAGGAGGATCTTCCACAGGCACAGTTATAGAAAAGTATTTGAGGAAGTTATAACATGGATGAAAACAGAGGTCCCGATGCTGGGGTGCACACCATGCATACCGGCTATAGGTATCGGGAGAACTCATTTTGAGGCCACTGGCCTTATGCTCAGGGCCATGGCAACAGGAAATCTTGATGAACAGTCCTGGATTGAGGAGCACATCACAGAATCCCTTAACAGTACCGGGACAGGGCCCCTTGGTCTTGGGGGATCCACGACAGCCCTGGGGGCCATGATTAAGGTGGGACCCCAGAGGGCCAGCGGCGTGAGGATAGTCTCAATGAGGCTTGCATGCTGTGTGGAACCCAGAAGGGCAACAATAGATCTCTGA
- a CDS encoding V-type ATP synthase subunit F: MSSNIAVVGDRDTVTGFRLGGVREGYVVETPDEAEETIRNLIRDGFSIIIVTEKIGDELREFIEETTSSSALPMIIEIPDKTGPSERETDPLRDLIKRVIGVEMVK; the protein is encoded by the coding sequence ATGAGTTCAAATATTGCAGTGGTTGGTGACAGGGACACTGTAACAGGGTTCAGACTCGGAGGCGTCAGGGAAGGCTACGTGGTTGAAACACCTGACGAGGCAGAGGAAACCATAAGGAACCTTATACGTGATGGCTTCTCCATAATAATCGTCACAGAAAAGATTGGTGATGAACTGAGGGAATTTATAGAGGAAACCACAAGTTCAAGCGCATTGCCAATGATAATAGAGATACCAGACAAGACAGGCCCCTCAGAACGTGAAACAGATCCACTGAGGGACCTTATTAAAAGAGTTATTGGGGTTGAGATGGTAAAATGA
- a CDS encoding MmgE/PrpD family protein gives MMTRRLAEFVSSLSYSDIPPDATEMARLCFLDFLGVALRGSSEMSGLMALGAMGKGSGGATIIGHGRGDTERAALLNGIFAHNLDLDDGHRGAQMHPGSCVIPAALAAAEATGATFRDFITAMVAGYEAAIFMGILANPGHRELGFHTTGTCGTFGAAAAASRIICSDVDAVVNALGIAGTQAAGLLESDHAGTMAKHLHAGRAAQSGLISARLASQGFTGAESVIEGDEGFLRAMCRSDGYGGESPEVGAFHIRNVYLKRYPVCRHLHSTLDAAAEIIRENDFRASEIEEVIVSTYRIAAEHDSYSPATVEAVRQSLPVSLGILLEGGELRVEDLEGGFSPEMASRIRIEVDPAMEELRNMRPSRVTVRLRNGDVLTAYRELPRGEPEEPYTWDDIVEKFRELNPGYETERLEVIKEADQEPVAEVMLELSGR, from the coding sequence ATGATGACCAGAAGACTTGCGGAGTTTGTATCATCACTCTCATACAGTGACATACCCCCAGATGCCACTGAAATGGCCAGACTATGCTTCCTGGACTTCCTTGGAGTTGCACTGAGGGGCTCCTCTGAGATGAGCGGGCTGATGGCACTGGGGGCCATGGGTAAGGGCTCAGGCGGGGCCACCATCATCGGCCATGGCAGGGGCGACACCGAAAGGGCAGCCCTCCTCAATGGCATATTCGCCCATAACCTTGACCTTGACGATGGACACCGGGGGGCCCAGATGCACCCTGGTTCATGTGTGATCCCGGCAGCCCTTGCAGCTGCCGAGGCAACCGGGGCCACCTTCAGGGACTTCATAACAGCCATGGTCGCCGGATACGAGGCAGCAATCTTCATGGGCATCCTCGCCAATCCAGGACACAGGGAGCTTGGATTCCATACGACAGGGACCTGCGGAACATTCGGAGCTGCAGCGGCAGCCTCAAGGATCATCTGTTCCGATGTGGATGCCGTCGTCAATGCCCTGGGGATTGCAGGCACCCAGGCAGCAGGGCTCCTGGAATCTGACCATGCCGGGACGATGGCAAAGCACCTCCACGCGGGCAGGGCAGCCCAGTCTGGCCTGATATCCGCCAGGCTCGCTTCCCAGGGATTCACAGGCGCAGAATCAGTGATCGAGGGAGATGAGGGATTCCTGCGTGCAATGTGCCGTTCAGATGGCTACGGGGGTGAATCACCCGAAGTCGGAGCTTTCCATATAAGGAACGTTTACCTCAAGAGGTACCCTGTCTGCAGGCACCTCCACTCCACCCTGGATGCTGCAGCCGAGATAATCAGGGAGAATGATTTCAGGGCATCGGAGATAGAGGAGGTCATAGTCTCAACCTACAGGATCGCAGCAGAGCATGACAGTTACTCCCCGGCTACCGTGGAGGCTGTGCGGCAGAGCCTCCCGGTCTCACTGGGCATACTGCTTGAGGGGGGAGAGCTGAGGGTTGAAGACCTTGAGGGTGGATTTTCCCCAGAGATGGCCTCCCGGATAAGGATTGAGGTGGACCCTGCTATGGAGGAGCTCCGGAACATGAGACCTTCAAGGGTGACGGTGAGGCTCAGAAACGGTGATGTCCTTACAGCCTACAGGGAGCTCCCCCGGGGTGAACCCGAGGAACCCTACACCTGGGATGACATTGTTGAGAAGTTCAGGGAACTGAACCCTGGATATGAAACAGAGAGGCTTGAGGTTATAAAAGAGGCGGATCAGGAACCTGTTGCTGAGGTGATGCTGGAGCTGTCTGGCAGGTGA
- a CDS encoding V-type ATP synthase subunit C codes for MADSITTIVTALGFPSIESFIGVLLLGGAIIGAIVVIATIRPILDLFPFAYPNARVRARIGRLLNEKQLSEILETESMEEFKNYLRGLPDYAKYIDRFPIEKALESQLAETYEMVSQIAPASIRDPFRANLKRWDVRNIKSLITAKAAGLSAEETVNLLVPGGEVYEIIEGLADASSVQEVVTGLEATEYAGVLEDALSGYEETGMLLPIEAALDRKFLEGLIRTVGSPSDDNTKILHTYFGTMVDISNLKIILRAKADGLSYDDISPYIVPHGYQIREWKLKDLMESEDVSGVVSGLEGTDYGQMLSEALSEYTSTGSVAVFERVLEDNLNRMARNFALKKPFGVGPMIGFLSRKEVEVKNLKVIARSKREPGFPEAMVKEMLA; via the coding sequence ATGGCTGACAGCATCACAACAATTGTAACAGCGCTTGGATTCCCTTCAATAGAATCTTTTATAGGCGTACTCCTCCTCGGAGGAGCCATTATAGGTGCTATTGTGGTAATAGCAACTATAAGGCCTATATTAGATTTATTCCCCTTTGCATACCCTAACGCCAGAGTCAGGGCACGAATAGGACGCCTCCTAAACGAGAAACAGTTATCAGAGATTCTTGAAACCGAGTCCATGGAGGAGTTCAAGAACTACCTCCGGGGGCTCCCTGACTACGCCAAATACATTGACAGGTTCCCCATTGAGAAGGCCCTTGAGAGTCAGCTCGCAGAGACCTATGAGATGGTATCCCAGATAGCACCCGCATCCATAAGGGACCCCTTCAGGGCAAACCTGAAGAGATGGGATGTGAGGAACATCAAGAGCCTCATAACAGCAAAGGCTGCTGGCCTGAGTGCCGAGGAGACAGTGAACCTCCTTGTCCCGGGAGGTGAAGTCTATGAGATCATCGAGGGCCTTGCAGACGCTTCAAGTGTTCAGGAGGTTGTAACCGGCCTTGAGGCTACAGAGTACGCCGGCGTACTGGAGGATGCCCTATCCGGCTACGAGGAGACAGGGATGCTCCTCCCAATAGAGGCAGCCCTTGACAGGAAGTTCCTGGAGGGACTCATAAGGACAGTTGGAAGTCCATCAGACGACAACACAAAGATACTCCACACATACTTTGGGACCATGGTCGACATATCCAACCTTAAAATAATACTCCGTGCAAAGGCAGACGGTCTCAGCTATGATGACATAAGCCCATACATAGTACCCCACGGTTACCAGATCAGGGAATGGAAGCTCAAGGACCTCATGGAATCAGAGGATGTCAGTGGAGTTGTAAGCGGCCTTGAGGGTACAGACTACGGTCAGATGCTATCAGAGGCCCTCTCAGAGTACACATCAACGGGTTCAGTGGCTGTATTCGAACGCGTCCTTGAGGACAACCTCAACAGGATGGCAAGGAACTTCGCACTCAAGAAGCCCTTCGGTGTCGGGCCAATGATCGGATTCCTCAGCAGGAAGGAGGTTGAGGTGAAGAACCTCAAGGTCATAGCAAGGAGCAAGAGGGAGCCAGGCTTCCCTGAAGCAATGGTTAAGGAGATGTTAGCATGA
- the ahaH gene encoding ATP synthase archaeal subunit H: MTTISEAITTIKKAENDADRLIQEAREKSSQLLDDARNRSAELLEKAEREASEKGDEIIAEAEERARKEAIEISGKAKREVETMKSAAMGKVPEAASIIVKSIL; encoded by the coding sequence ATGACAACGATATCTGAAGCTATCACTACCATAAAGAAGGCTGAGAATGATGCTGACAGGTTAATACAGGAGGCCAGAGAAAAATCATCCCAGTTACTCGACGACGCCAGGAACAGATCCGCAGAGCTCCTTGAGAAGGCAGAGCGAGAGGCCAGTGAGAAGGGCGATGAGATCATAGCCGAGGCAGAGGAAAGAGCCAGGAAGGAAGCCATTGAAATCTCAGGGAAGGCAAAGCGTGAAGTGGAGACAATGAAATCAGCGGCAATGGGGAAGGTCCCGGAGGCTGCCAGTATTATTGTGAAAAGTATCTTGTAG
- a CDS encoding ATP synthase subunit K (produces ATP from ADP in the presence of a proton gradient across the membrane; the K subunit is a nonenzymatic component which binds the dimeric form by interacting with the G and E subunits) yields MVEIALGTALAAIGAGVAVGFAGLGSGLGQGIAAAESVGAVAENSDMFARGIIFSTLPETQAIYGFLIAILLLVFSGLLGGGKGLDVTAGLVAVGAGAAIGFAGLGSGMGQGITSASSVGAVVEDPDMFARGIIFSALSETQAIYGFLIAILLMVFGGILGG; encoded by the coding sequence ATGGTTGAAATAGCATTAGGAACTGCTTTAGCAGCAATAGGTGCTGGAGTTGCAGTAGGATTCGCAGGTCTTGGATCAGGATTAGGTCAGGGTATAGCAGCCGCAGAAAGTGTGGGTGCAGTCGCAGAGAACTCCGACATGTTCGCGAGGGGTATTATATTCTCAACCCTCCCTGAAACACAGGCCATCTATGGTTTCCTGATCGCCATACTTCTCCTGGTGTTCTCAGGACTCCTTGGAGGAGGAAAGGGACTGGATGTTACAGCAGGACTTGTTGCCGTGGGTGCAGGTGCAGCCATAGGATTCGCAGGTCTCGGTTCAGGTATGGGTCAGGGTATAACATCAGCATCATCAGTCGGTGCAGTTGTCGAGGACCCTGACATGTTCGCGAGGGGTATTATATTCTCAGCCCTCTCAGAGACACAGGCCATCTATGGTTTCCTGATCGCCATACTTCTCATGGTCTTCGGCGGAATACTAGGAGGCTAA